The genomic DNA CCGGCGACCAGCGACAGGCCATCGATGCGCCAACCCGGCGTCTGCGCAACCGTCAGCACGGCCGCGAGATCGTCGAAGCCCATGTCGGTGTCGATCCAGACGCGCTTCATTTCTTCAGATGGCGGCTCTGGTCGTAGGTGGGTTGCGGCGGCAGGTCGGCCAGGTGCCGCGTGTCGGCCCAGTCGACGATCTCGATCTGCTCGGGCTTGGCCGAGTCGGCGATGCGGATGCGATTGAAGCCGGCGTTGGGAATCTCGCTCTGGCGCGGCCCGTTCAGCCCCAGGCCGCGCGCGGTGCGCCAGACCATGTCGAGCACGCCGCCATGCGTCACCACCAGCACGTTCTGGCCGGCATGCGCCGTGGCGATGCGGCCCAGCGCGTCCATGATGCGCGCATGGAACTGGCGTGCCGATTCGCCCTCCGGCATCGCATGGTCCTCGCGGAACTGGAGCCAGTCTTCCCAGGCGCGCGGATGCAGGTTCTGGATCTCCTCGGCGCGCATGCCTTCGACGATGCCGAAGTGCTGCTCGCGCAGCGCCGCCTGGGTGACGATCGGCAGTTCGAGCAGGCGCGCGGCCGGCGCCGCAGTCTGCTGCGCGCGCATGAGGTCGCTGCTGATCAGTTGCTGCACCGCTTCGCCCGCGAGCCGAAGGCCGAGGCGGCGTGCCTGCTCGTGGCCGGCGTCGTTGAGGGGAACGTCGACATGGCCCTGGAAGCGCAGTTCACGGTTCCAGTCGGTCTCGCCGTGACGGATCAGGATGAGTTCGGTGGTGGGCATAGGATGGTGTCTATTGTCCGCGCACCGGGTGACCTCGTGATGTCGGCGATCCGATCGCGGAGAATTCGTGCATGCCGACCCTTGTTCTCCTGCCCGGCCTTGCCTGCGACGAGCGCCTGTGGGAAGCCCAGCTTCCCGCCCTGCCCTCCGCCTTCGACGTCCACGTGAGCGACGTCCACATGCACCACGACCGCATCGAAACCATGGCCGCCGCCGTGCTGCGCGAGCACGCAGGGCCGCTCGTCCTGTGCGGCGCCTCGATGGGGGGCATGGTCGCGATGGAAGTCGCGCGCCAGGCGCCCGAACGCATCGCCGGGCTCGCGCTGCTCGGCACCAATGCACGGCCCGAGACGCCCGAGATGGTCCAGCTGCGCGAGTCGGCCATCGAGCTGTTCGAGCGCGGCGAGGCGCGCGACGTGATCGAGCTCAATGCCGGCTTCGCCTTTCATCCACTCCAAGCCGCGGATGCGGCGCTGACCCGGCGCTATGTCGACCTGATCCTCGATGCAGGCGTCGCCCAGCTGGTGCGCCAGAACCGCGCACTGATGGAGCGTCCCGATGCGCGTCCCCATCTGCCACAGCTGCACTGCCCGGTGCTCGTGGTGTGCGGCGACGGCGACCGGTTGACGCCGCCCGAGTGCTCGCGCGAGATCGCCGCACTGGTGCCGCATGCGGAGCTGGTGTGGGTGGCGCAATGCGGCCACATGCTCACGATGGAAAAGCCTGCGCCGGTCAATGCGGCGCTCGGTGCCTGGCTGCAACGCCTGCTGACGGCCTGAAGGCGCGCGCCGCGCTCAGCCCAGCGCGGCGACCTCGATGCCTTCGGCCGCCAGGCGCGCGCGGATGCGGCGCGCGAAGGCCAGCGCATGCGCGCCGTCGCCATGCAGGCAGACGGTCTGGGCATTGACGGCCACCATGCTGCCGTCGATCGCCTTCACGCGGTGGTCGCGCACCAGCGACAGCGTCTGGGCCAGCGACTGTTCCTCGTCGTCGATCAGCGCGCCGGGCTGGCTGCGCGGCACCAGGCTGCCGTCGGGCCGATAGCCGCGAT from Variovorax sp. PBL-E5 includes the following:
- a CDS encoding histidine phosphatase family protein codes for the protein MPTTELILIRHGETDWNRELRFQGHVDVPLNDAGHEQARRLGLRLAGEAVQQLISSDLMRAQQTAAPAARLLELPIVTQAALREQHFGIVEGMRAEEIQNLHPRAWEDWLQFREDHAMPEGESARQFHARIMDALGRIATAHAGQNVLVVTHGGVLDMVWRTARGLGLNGPRQSEIPNAGFNRIRIADSAKPEQIEIVDWADTRHLADLPPQPTYDQSRHLKK
- a CDS encoding alpha/beta fold hydrolase; the encoded protein is MPTLVLLPGLACDERLWEAQLPALPSAFDVHVSDVHMHHDRIETMAAAVLREHAGPLVLCGASMGGMVAMEVARQAPERIAGLALLGTNARPETPEMVQLRESAIELFERGEARDVIELNAGFAFHPLQAADAALTRRYVDLILDAGVAQLVRQNRALMERPDARPHLPQLHCPVLVVCGDGDRLTPPECSREIAALVPHAELVWVAQCGHMLTMEKPAPVNAALGAWLQRLLTA